In Macrobrachium rosenbergii isolate ZJJX-2024 chromosome 27, ASM4041242v1, whole genome shotgun sequence, the genomic stretch ATAAGGATACAAATATTGATTACTAAAAACTAACAATTAACCTTAGCATAATTCTTAATTGTCTTTAACAGTTTTCattagttatttaaatatttaacaactGTGAATGACACATTCAGCAtttaaatgatgataattaaCATTACGAAAGTGATATGATTAACAGCCAAATAAGAGaagcaaaactaaaaattatataaactgagACGAAACATTACCAGTTGATCCTAGTTAACATTTCCCACTTTTCTTCTCATTCAGTTCATTCTATGCACAGTTCcgttgcatgcatatatataaacatgactgTTAAtattatgataccaaagtaatatctacgtccgtaaacttaaaaatttaataacctTTAATATTGTTTCGAGCTAGAACATGAAGCATGCTGCATGGACCACTGATTcgccatatattttattttatttattggccttctttatgcacacattcatttcctttcagtcaaaattacctttttattttaacctttatttattcattctaagtATCGTTCCAGTGTCCAGTAATGAAAGAAAGTTGTGTCTCGGCTAGTAGCCTTTTATGCCTTTTATGCATGTCGCCAACACTCTAAGGATGACAGGAACTGAACCGAAAagctgttatatataattatttgtatggtctagggaaaaataatatagattaaTATGCAAGGTATTCCTGAAAGAGAACCAGAATCTCACTGCCATCACATCACGCcatgcaatatataaataatatttcccGTCTTCCACTTCCGGCCAATAGGATAGAGCAGCGACTGTTGCATTCACCTCCCCCACCCCAGACAGcctcacacacaaaacatattgcatgctatttcgaatattaacttacacacacaatttacatgcaagaaattattgaaatacctTTCATTCATACTCGCATAGCCGGATGTCTTTTTATCTGCCCAcaatgagatataaaaaaaagtccctATTTCATCGTTCGTTTACGTTTGACACGAGTTGACCATTTGTTACGAGCCCCTTATTCGTATGCTTGCACCGATATATTATCGATTTAAATCGGCATTTTTATGATCTCACTAAGAACGAAGGTGTGAGTGTTCTTTCtatatataagcattcaaatgtattactgaataaatattttgcatCTAATCATAGTCAACCAACGATATCGGAAACACTGATTTCTGCAAATCGAGGGCCACATCCACCTAAACCCTCCTTTGTTGAgaggacagatggaatgaaacgGGTTTGAGCTACAAAAATAATGTTTAGGTTAGATTACAATGATGAGACTTAATATCAGACATATTCAAGAGTTTACATATCAAATTTCGGTATTTAGTCTTTTGTATGAAGTTAAAATAGAGGGAGAGAGTTAGGGGAAATTCTTAAGCACCAACATATAACGCCAAGGCGAGGAACTAATTCGTAACGCAGACGCTTCTGAGGTGTTAAGCTACAAAAACAATCTCAAATTTGTTTGCGTTTAACATGGCGATTCACGTCTTTCACTTTAGACCTTTCTAACCACTCCTGAGAAACTATACGACTTCATATCAATAAAACAACGAACCGGTTTAGCCTAATAATTAGTATTCTCCTAGGCTATGAACCAACGGGTAAACACTTCCAAAAGTACCTACGAGCATTTAACGTCGTAATTCAAACAAATTTAGCTCCAAAGATAGTGTTAAATTCAAATTAGAGTTTAAAATGGCGATATGTTCAGTCACGTTTTTCAATTCAGTCCTCCTAATATCTGGAAAACTACAGGACTtggatgtaaataaaacaaagtccTAGTCTGGCCTAAGAAAGGTTTAAGCTTAGGCTACGACCACGATACTAATACCAAGTCCTATAAAAATTTATCGTTCTAAAAAAGACGTTTTGTTAAAGTCTGGAAAATACAGACGCTGGAATGTATGGAATGGAACCCTTACCTTCTTCCAGGTCCTAAGGAACGTCGTAGATGACGCCAAATTAAAAACCACTAAATTTTCAATCACTTGGCAGACAACACAGAACACAATCACAGCCTTCGGATGTCACTGAAACAAACACTGACGTTTGGAAAGCATCAGGACCCACTGGAAAGAATAAACAAACCGCTAAATCGGACCTACGTCTGTGTCCTGTTTCCGAAATTATCCTGACACTAAATAGAGGACCAAGCCAGCATCCTTTCAGGGGTAAACCCACACACGAAACAAAACTAGCCTGGAAGGGAGGGCGATAACTCTGGCCTACGCCCCACCCCCCAAATTCTCCGTCAGCCCTCCGTTAGTAGTTAACTGTTTAAATGCCTATTATACACTTTAGCCTTGTTATTAGCAGAAAGACTAATTAACGTAAaacgattttatatatttatacacatggaCTAAATAGCATaaagatcattatttttatattatacattacaaacattattatatggtaattactatatatatatttaacggcTTTTCAACTTCTCTCATTACGAAACTAAACAATTTGAATACCGCTGGTCCAGTAGTTATCAACCTACCCTCACCAGCATGGGACCCCACGATCGATCTCAGAGGGGGTAAATGATTTATATAGGCCGCTTCCTGAAAATCAATTATGCCTATACTGAATACTCTGTTCTTGTTTGGTTAGCTGACagtagtgattctctctctctctctctctctctcaattaaaagaTTACATTACTGATCATGTGattcaaggtctagagaatacaaggtcttctcacgcgcaggattaacGGGGGTAGGTAAGGAGATGagagttaagaaacgtgacgtcacgcggtctacttgctttctcctctgcccaagctctgtacaaatgggaaaacttttctcctgtttccttattgactctttttaatattaaattttatgattcattcttttaggaaaataaaacacgTGTTgcccatattcatttctatacgtatattcatccaaataattacaactggaatttaaaaacgaaaaaacatttttcactataatatacaactcacactcaaatgcacatatacgagtacatgtatacataaggttaacaattatgtgaccaactttttcgttatgtttGCAATGATagcaaataaatatcttttccatcgattttaaatgctccaaaaattcgggtCGAGGTTTCATTGCAgtagcttctcatttgttctacttatagtgccgaTCCTTGTGCCATCTCCCTCGGTTCTTTACTTCCTAGAAAGTCATACTCGGGGAAACTTACGGGCTACGAAACCACCCACATATTGCATGCCTCCTTCTTCAGTGGCATCTTCTAACGTTTCTTCTTcaacagttttgtcttcattgtcatcctgcaattcctccattggcaaacgaaacaatattgccgataagcttaacgctttctgaagagatgtttcttcagcctcgtaagaagtgctttctttagCTAACAAGTTGGAAAATGAGACCTCGGTCATATTATCgctaatacaattttcaacattgtattttgccCCTCGtagagttctctcttttcccaggagatgggctcTAACTCGGTGtttaaattcaacaggtgatgggtgctgatgGCATGCACCCATTTGCCGtatacagccaaaaaagtgttccagtccatctcgattcagcctatgagtcaagatgtatgatattgcaaaatttcacctaacatccctTGTAGCTGCCGTTTTCTTCAAAGCCACAGGGATGAGATGTAGAAAAGACACAGATACTGTTACTCACGTCacactttattaaaaatttgatataaagttCAAGTTGATATCACAAGACACTTTAAACCAACTTAAAGCTTTAAATCACTTAACACTAAGCACTACAACTTAAGTTGACCATAACTGTAAAAGCTTATAGTTGGTCAGTACTCCAAGACCAGAGAACCAATGATGAGTACTTTGCTAGTAGTGCAGGGCGACGAGgttcaagaaactgaaaacaacaaaatacaaacttactaaaattgttaaaaaaaaattccataataaacaaagaattgatAATAGTTTGATTTAACTACAAAACACCACAAacatgaaatagaatatatacaaatttcagtaaagaaataaacttaCATCTGTGTTACTCTAAGCTACATCCAATACAAGCGAAACGAATTTCCAAAGAAATGTTCTTTacactttgaagacttcttctaCTCTGTCAGTCATCAAAAACCTTGATCCTATTTCCAGAAACTTATAACTGTTACAGTGTAATTCCAACACTGATAACTACCAGGATAAACAATCTTTTCAAGAACTACTCAACAgcaattaacaaacaaattacagcagtaacaatccaaaacagactgaacAATGTTTACATGTAAAACGGACAAAATATCTACAATACAATTTAACCCTAATCACCAAGTTGAAAAAACAGAGCTTATTAATGATCATATACACAAATGGTTTCTATAAAATGCTGCATTTACATTCTCGGCcctataaacaaattatttgtttatcaaaatcAATCATATCTATAAATGCAGGTGATATAAATAACAtctataataaatgtaatatactcTCAAATCCTTTGAtcctaataaaaataactattataatCATTGTTCCTCTACTGCAAGGAGAAGAACAAGCTTTTGAATGGGTCGATGGAGCTCTGATGTTTGTCTTTAAAACTACACTTCGTACAAAACCGGTTCTGTCCTTTCCAGTGCTGATAACACGACCCATCATCCAGTTACTCCTTAACTGATTATCATCTTTTACAAGGACAATATCACCAACTTGAAGGTGCCGCTTTTCCTTGTTCCACTTCTGTCTCTCTTGTAATGTTGATAAATATTCTCTTCGCCATCTAGTCCAGAATAAGTTAGCCAAGAATTGAACATATCATACCTCTGTCTCAGATACATATCTCCTTTCTGAAAAATTCCAGGTGGTGGCATCACAACACTTGATTTCTGTGTGAGAAGCTGTGCTGGACTGAGTGGTTGTAAGTCATCTGGGCTGTCACTGACTGTGGTCAAAGGACGGTCATTCACTATAGCCTCAACTTCTGTGAGAAGAGTGCGGTTACTCTCATCATCCAGTTGTCCAGCATGTTCTTTAAAGAGAGGAGTCAAGACCTTTCTCACAGTTCTAATCTGACGTTCCCACACACCTCCCATATGACTAGCTGTAGGGGGATTGAAGGTccagctgatgctttcttttgagaGGAAAGCTCTGACCTGATCATCATTCATCTCTTGCAGTGACTTCCTCAACTCCTTCTCAGCTCCATGAAAGTTTGTCCCATTGTCACACCAGATCTTCTTTACATTTCCTCTTCTAGCAACAAACCTTCTTAAAGCATTTATGAAGGACGATGTGTCTAAGGAATTGGCTGTCTCTATATGAATTGCTCTTGTAGACAAGCAAGTAAATAATACACCATACCTCTTCCTGATTTGCCTTCCTTCTTTGACTTCCTGTGGCCCAAAGAAGTCAACACCTGTGTGTGTGAATGGAGCAGCTGGAATTACTCTTTCAATGGTAAATCAGCCATCTTCTGGTTTAGAACAGGGTTTCTCATTTTTCtgcaaatgacacatctttgtAGAACCTGGCGGACACTTGCATTGGTACGGATAATCCAGTAAAGTTCTCTAAGTTTTGCCATCACATGGTTGCGTCCAGCGTGAGCTAATTTTTCATGTGTGTAACGAATAATCAAAGTGGTAATATGACTCTTTCTAGGTAATATCATTGGATGTTTCTCGCCAGCTGAAATTTCTGCTTTGGAGAGCCGTCCATTAACGCGAAGAAGCCTGTCTTTAGGATCAATGAAGGGATCTAGTTTATAAATGCTACTGCTACTACAAAGTCCTCGGCCCTTGACCCTTCACTCTTTTGTAAGAGTGTCACTTCCTTACTAAAAGTTTTCTTCTGGATATATCTGATGACTGCTTTTCCAGCAGCATCTAATTCTTCTGCTGTAATTGAACCATTAAGTCTAGCTTGTCTCTTAGATTTCAGTATGAAAAAGAGACGGTGATACACAGCAACAGCCATCCTCAACCGATGCCATGAAGAATAATACTTAAGAAACTTATCAACAGCATTTCCTCCTCATCTTCTGGATGCACTGCAAAAACTTGTAGATCCTTCCAATTCAACTACACCTTGGGGCATATCATTTTTCCACAGCTCCTCTGGTCCTCTAAGAAAATATGGGCCATCAAACCAAATGTTACTGTTCAGAATTTGCTGACTTGTGAAACCTCTTGATGCAATATCAGCAGGATTCTCTTTACTCTGAACATATCTCCACTGTGTATTTTCAGAGAAATCCTTAATTACTTTCACTGTATTTGCAACAAATATAAGAAACCTCTTTCTATCACTAAAAATATAGTGAAGAACTGTTGTAGAATCTGTGTGATAGAATGTCTGGTCCACTGTAATCTGCAGCTCTTTCAAAATGTGTGGTGCTAGATTTATGGACACCACTGCAGCAGTCAATTCCAGTCAGGGGTATGGTTGTTGCCTTTACAGGACACACTCTAGACTTTCCCATCAGCAGAGCAGTAGAAATCCTCCCACTGTTATCGGAAAGTCTTATGTATGCTGCAGCACCATAGCCTTCATTACTAGCATCTGAAAACATGTGCAGCTGTGTGGAAGTCACTGTACCAAATTCCTTTGGTTTGACACATCTTGGAATCTTTAAGTTACCCAGGATTGGTAAATCATCAAGCCACCTTCTCCAGGGCTTCAGGTATTTTTTGGGAATAACATCATCCCATCCAATGCTGCTATCCTGACAAACTTCGCAAAGAATTCTCTTAGCTGGCAAAAGAAAAGGAGCCACAAAACCAAGAGGATCATAGAGGGAACATACTGTTGACAAAATACCTCTCCTTGTAAGTGGTTTTGGGTCCAAGCTTGCGGAGAAAGTAAAGTAGTCATTTTCAATATTCCACTGAAGACCAAGAGCTCTTTCTACATGAAGTTCATCATAGTCAAGATCACGTTTGAAGATCTTTTGAACGGTCCTCTTGTGGGATTGATTTCAACACCAGCTTGCTGTTACTCACAAACTTTGTCAGCCGAAAGCCTCTTTCCTTCAATGCTGCTGTAACGTCTTTCACAAGTCTTAATGCCTGCTCTTCTGAAGGTACAGACTTTAAATAGTCATCCGCATAAAAATTAGTCTTAATGGTGCGTTCTACATCTGGACCATACTTATCTCTTGCATGGTCAGCTGCTGCCCTCAAAGCATAATTGGCGATGCTAGGTGATGATACTGCTCCAAAGATGTGAACACCCATTCGATACTCTGTAAGTTCGCTTTCAATTTCACCACCAGGCCACCATAAGAATCTTAGGTATTTATGTTGAACCTTTGGTACCTGAACTTGGTAAAACATAGATTCTATGTCACCCATCAAGGCCACCCTTTCTAGACGAAATCTGATGAGCACTCCAATCAGGGAATTAGTCATATCAGGACCTTGCATCAACTTGTCATTAAGGGAACTACCCTGGTATTTAGCACTACAGTCAAAGACTACTGTAATCTTATTTGGCTTTTTGGATGGTAGACACCGTGATGAGGTAGATACCATGCAGGCTGTTCATCATACGACTGATCCTCCGAACCTTATAAGCATATCCTTTAGACACCAATTTCTCAACAAATTCCACATAATCTTCATGGTACTTTggatttagtttcattttttcttctttgccatTTTGCTCGTTTCACTGCCTGTTCTCTATTGTTTACCAAGTTAACTTTATTGGTTCTAAATGGTAGGGAAAGCTGGTAGTGTCCATTGGTAAACTGAATGTTTTCTGCCACTTCTTTGAGGAACCGTTGATCTTCTTGTGACAGACCCTTCTCATCAGGAACTCTACCAGCATCTTTCTCACTAAAGTCTCTTTCAAACATATGGACCACAGCTGCAGGATGAAAACACTCCTCTACCCTTACAACTTCCTGAAGAAAGACATGGTGACATGAAATATTGTTCTTCTCTGAAGAGTGTTTAAAATGTAGAGGGCCACTAACAGTCCATCCATGGTGGTAAAGAACTGCAAAGGAATCTTGACCCTTGGCTGGAAGCACCTCTAATGATTGCAGTGCTTTAGGGCAATTACTGCCAATCAACAAACCAATCTCCAGATCTGCTGTATAATCAGGAATTAGATCAGCTATATTCCTCAGACCGGCTACCTTTAAGATAAAGGTTTTTGGCAGATCAATAGTGTTGTTTCCTTCCATATCTGTAACACACAAATTATTAACCGCCAAAGTATTCACAATGTTTACGCCATGCATGGTTTGGAGCTTTAAACATGTCTCTGTTCCAGATGCACCTATCTGCTCTCGTAAACTCACTGTGATGAAACAACCAGTGCCAGTGCTGCCATTATCAAAAAAGGCATAAGTGTCCAAAACTACTTTGTTTCCTTTCTGATATACTTTTACTGGGAGAATAGCCTGTAATATTGTATTTACTTCACTAACATGATTGGTAGTACATGTgctaacaataatttcacttgCTTCTTTGCTAGATGAGCTATCATTCTCTTTATGTAGCTTGAATCCGTCGATATGCAGTGATGTGGGATGCCTCTTAGAGCATGTCTTACATTGCTTCCTTTTCATACATCCTTTAGAGGTATGGTTGAGACCAAAGCATCCAAAACACAACCttctctccttaaggaaatctatttttcttCAGAGGTCTTCTTAGCAAAATTCCAGCAATTGTCAAGATCATGGTTTTTCTTGCACATTGGACATGATTTCTCTTTCTCAGACACTATTGATGTCTTTCTATTTTCTGGATTCAGTTCTGCTTGGGTAGCAAAGCTTGAACTTTTGCTCTTTTGTTGACAAGATCTGAATTTGAAGCTACCAGAGTTGTTTTCAggctttgaataattattttgaagagcAAACTTGCTGAATGCTGGGTCGTTTGCTGCCTTTGCCTTTTATAAACAAATTCAACCAAATCTGCAAAATCAACTCCTCCCTTTTCTTCCCTCAAATGTCCAGCCAGGCTACACCACTTGTCCTGAAGGAATGTCAGAAGTTTTTTAACAACTGCTT encodes the following:
- the LOC136853218 gene encoding uncharacterized protein, encoding MAVAVYHRLFFILKSKRQARLNGSITAEELDAAGKAVIRYIQKKTFSVDFFGPQEVKEGRQIRKRYGVLFTCLSTRAIHIETANSLDTSSFINALRRFVARRGNVKKIWCDNGTNFHGAEKELRKSLQEMNDDQVRAFLSKESISWTFNPPTASHMGGVWERQIRTVRKVLTPLFKEHAGQLDDESNRTLLTEVEAIVNDRPLTTVSDSPDDLQPLSPAQLLTQKSSVVMPPPGIFQKGDMYLRQRYDMFNSWLTYSGLDGEENIYQHYKRDRSGTRKSGTFKLVILSL
- the LOC136853219 gene encoding uncharacterized protein: MVSTSSRCLPSKKPNKITVVFDCSAKYQGSSLNDKLMQGPDMTNSLIGVLIRFRLERVALMGDIESMFYQVQVPKVQHKYLRFLWWPGGEIESELTEYRMGVHIFGAVSSPSIANYALRAAADHARDKYGPDVERTIKTNFYADDYLKSVPSEEQALRLVKDVTAALKERGFRLTKFVTKRILCEVCQDSSIGWDDVIPKKYLKPWRRWLDDLPILGNLKIPRCVKPKEFGTVTSTQLHMFSDASNEGYGAAAYIRLSDNMKVIKDFSENTQWRYVQSKENPADIASRGFTSQQILNSNIWFDGPYFLRGPEELWKNDMPQGVVELEGSTSFCSASRR